A part of Flavobacteriaceae bacterium GSB9 genomic DNA contains:
- a CDS encoding DUF349 domain-containing protein: MSDINKPQEEESANKTNSNENPNELDANKTTNETSKVDSQSAKDDGEVSKETPEEDTASSNDDSSNEDDKVMDEIDESNAEDAEDEGNKDRHTIEFKAYDTMSLEALAIELEKLLKNEKVQAIRNHVSQINSEFKTKFQALLDEKKEDFINDGGNEIDFFYSSPVQKRYKTAYREYRKKLNEHYQNLEKNLKQNLADKLEIIEELKGLINVEENINTTYKHFKELQERWRNTGPIPRDKYNNAWNSYHHHVEMFYDFLHLNRDLRDLDFKHNLEKKLLIIERAEELAKDDNIMRAFRELQELHKMWKEELGPVAREHREEIWGRFKAATKIINDKRQLYYKEIDKIYEKNLEKKLEIIDQIKAVTTQEGNTHGAWQKKIRTIEGLREDFFNAGKVPIKVNEDTWAKFKEAVRTFNRKKNAFYKGLKKEQYKNLELKLDLVKIAEDNKDSEDYETVTPLMKKIQSDWKKIGHVPRKDSDKIWKRFKAACNHYFDRIHAKRNAASKEQHEAFSKKSDLLNNLKKLSLPSDKEKSLDLVNEQIAVWQNIGKVPNDKRFIENKFQKTIDDILTGLKVPKNEIEMIKFENKLDALNAADNNRDLDNERIFIRKKIDEVKGQINQLENNLQFFTNVEDDNPVVKEVKDNIKTHKESLKIWKEKLSKIKELY; encoded by the coding sequence ATGTCTGATATTAATAAACCACAGGAAGAAGAAAGCGCTAACAAAACCAATTCAAACGAAAATCCGAACGAATTAGACGCTAACAAAACAACCAACGAAACTTCAAAAGTAGATTCCCAATCGGCTAAAGACGATGGCGAAGTTTCAAAGGAGACGCCTGAAGAAGACACTGCCAGTTCGAACGACGATTCTTCTAATGAAGATGATAAAGTTATGGATGAAATTGACGAGTCAAATGCTGAAGATGCTGAAGATGAAGGCAACAAAGATAGACATACCATAGAATTTAAAGCCTACGACACCATGTCGTTAGAAGCCCTTGCCATTGAGTTGGAAAAACTTCTAAAAAATGAAAAAGTTCAGGCCATTCGCAACCATGTTAGTCAAATAAACTCAGAATTTAAAACAAAATTTCAAGCCCTTCTTGATGAGAAAAAAGAAGACTTTATCAACGATGGCGGTAACGAAATTGATTTTTTTTACTCATCACCTGTTCAAAAACGGTACAAAACGGCTTATAGAGAATACAGAAAAAAACTTAATGAGCACTATCAAAATTTAGAAAAAAACCTAAAACAGAATCTAGCCGATAAGCTTGAAATTATTGAAGAATTAAAAGGGCTTATTAATGTTGAAGAAAATATAAACACCACTTACAAACACTTCAAGGAACTTCAAGAACGTTGGAGAAATACGGGACCAATTCCACGTGACAAATACAATAACGCTTGGAACAGTTACCACCACCACGTAGAAATGTTTTATGATTTTTTACACCTTAACCGCGACCTTCGTGATCTCGATTTTAAGCATAATTTAGAAAAGAAGTTACTCATTATAGAGCGTGCTGAAGAATTAGCAAAAGACGACAATATCATGCGTGCCTTTAGGGAGCTTCAAGAGTTGCACAAAATGTGGAAAGAAGAGCTGGGGCCCGTTGCCAGAGAACACAGAGAAGAAATCTGGGGGCGTTTTAAGGCTGCAACCAAAATTATTAACGATAAACGTCAACTTTACTACAAGGAAATAGACAAAATCTACGAAAAAAACTTAGAGAAAAAGCTCGAAATTATTGACCAAATCAAGGCCGTAACCACCCAAGAAGGAAACACTCATGGGGCTTGGCAAAAAAAGATTCGAACTATTGAAGGGCTAAGGGAAGATTTTTTTAATGCCGGAAAAGTCCCCATTAAAGTTAATGAAGACACTTGGGCAAAATTCAAAGAAGCCGTTAGGACCTTTAACCGAAAAAAGAATGCCTTTTACAAAGGATTAAAAAAAGAACAGTACAAAAATCTAGAATTAAAACTTGATTTAGTAAAAATTGCTGAAGACAACAAGGACAGCGAAGATTACGAGACGGTTACGCCTTTAATGAAAAAAATCCAAAGCGATTGGAAAAAAATAGGGCACGTACCACGTAAAGACAGCGACAAAATATGGAAGCGCTTTAAAGCGGCCTGTAATCATTATTTTGACAGAATACACGCCAAAAGAAATGCTGCAAGCAAAGAACAGCACGAGGCCTTTAGTAAAAAGAGTGATCTATTAAACAACCTAAAAAAACTTAGTCTTCCAAGTGACAAAGAAAAAAGCCTCGACCTTGTAAATGAGCAAATTGCGGTGTGGCAAAATATAGGCAAGGTTCCTAATGACAAACGCTTTATCGAGAATAAATTTCAAAAAACTATTGACGACATTCTTACGGGATTAAAAGTTCCGAAGAACGAAATTGAAATGATTAAGTTCGAAAATAAATTGGATGCGCTGAATGCCGCCGATAACAATAGGGACCTGGATAATGAACGTATTTTTATCCGCAAGAAAATTGATGAAGTAAAAGGACAAATCAATCAACTTGAAAACAATTTACAATTTTTCACTAATGTGGAAGATGATAATCCTGTTGTAAAAGAAGTTAAAGACAACATTAAAACACATAAAGAATCCTTAAAAATCTGGAAAGAGAAGCTTAGTAAAATTAAAGAGCTTTACTAA
- a CDS encoding T9SS type B sorting domain-containing protein yields MDNQVYYSVFKFVLLVFLVPCSWSQNIAPTLSATGNQPYCPQSQIHIVTDFDIEDPDDEGIEALYIQISTGYQQGEDMLLLLGTHPDIATSWNSVEGKLTLTGTSSSQVSYINLVAAVKDVVFQSSSAQPNDKSFSITIGDANYLPLTGHYYEYVSDYGITWSDAKTKAEARTYFGLQGYLATILYPEEAQLAGEQASGAGWLGGTDEENEGEWKWVTGPDAGTVFWNGLANGSTPNYANWNYNEPNNVNGGEDYLHITDPSIGIPGAWNDLREFGEPPGPYYPKGYIVEYGGMPGDPVVSISASTNLYALTVVSPLSSVLTYSECDNLNDGDDYNGFTDFDLTNKETALLNGNNPDNFYFEYFLDANYSNAIPNPSSFINTVAGGQTIYVKIINTKMSSCLTETSFNIVVSKPPLAKPSIDFKNCDADLISDGFTEFNLSEITPYITSESNVTISYHPTYNDAETSNNTITSSINNQTNNPVYARVENTRGCYRISIITLQVSTTAFPSGYFEALNTCDDDGVFDGLHEFDLSQTEGALKSQFPAAQNLSISYYERAEDAQLEQNRIAQPTKYQNSIAYFQDVFVRVESSDNGMCYGIAPVLRLTVYGEPEFEIDEFQTYCSEGEPVVVSAFNVDASNTYRWFNSSGEVISNMPSAEIVSGGEYSVVARSSYGCDSDPVYFTVQESAKAVIGFDDVSIVDATENNSISIDNVNNNLGIGDYEFAVDDSNYQDSPVFMRLNPGAHTVYVRDKNGCGVTSVDVFILGFPKFFTPNNDGQNDFWQIEGLGTNFTPQSTVNIYDRYGKLLKQFKANDFWDGTFKGEFLPNSDYWFVAELIKTSGGTKIYRGHFSLKR; encoded by the coding sequence TTGGACAATCAAGTATATTATTCGGTTTTTAAATTTGTGTTATTGGTATTTTTAGTGCCATGTTCATGGTCTCAAAATATAGCACCTACGTTGTCTGCAACAGGAAATCAACCCTATTGCCCACAAAGCCAAATACATATTGTTACCGATTTTGATATAGAAGATCCCGATGATGAGGGAATTGAAGCCTTGTACATTCAAATTTCAACGGGCTATCAACAAGGAGAAGATATGTTGCTTCTGCTCGGTACACATCCTGATATCGCAACATCATGGAATTCTGTAGAAGGCAAATTAACCTTAACGGGTACATCTTCTAGTCAAGTTAGTTACATAAATCTAGTGGCTGCCGTAAAAGATGTTGTTTTTCAAAGTTCAAGTGCTCAGCCCAATGATAAAAGTTTTTCTATTACCATTGGTGACGCCAATTACTTACCGTTAACGGGGCATTACTATGAGTATGTTTCAGATTACGGAATCACTTGGAGTGATGCAAAAACAAAGGCCGAAGCCCGAACTTATTTTGGTTTACAGGGCTATTTAGCCACTATTCTTTATCCTGAAGAGGCACAGTTGGCTGGCGAACAAGCCTCGGGCGCAGGATGGCTAGGCGGAACCGATGAAGAAAATGAAGGTGAATGGAAATGGGTAACGGGCCCAGATGCCGGTACTGTTTTTTGGAATGGGTTGGCTAATGGTTCTACTCCTAATTATGCTAATTGGAATTATAATGAGCCTAACAACGTAAATGGAGGAGAGGATTATTTACATATCACCGATCCCAGTATTGGAATTCCCGGTGCTTGGAATGATTTGAGAGAATTTGGTGAGCCTCCCGGGCCCTATTATCCAAAGGGTTATATCGTGGAATATGGTGGTATGCCGGGCGACCCCGTTGTATCCATATCTGCTAGTACAAATCTTTATGCTTTGACGGTGGTTTCTCCTTTGTCATCGGTTTTAACGTATTCGGAGTGTGATAATTTAAATGATGGTGACGATTACAATGGCTTTACAGATTTCGATTTAACCAATAAAGAAACGGCTTTGTTAAACGGAAATAATCCTGACAATTTTTATTTCGAATATTTTTTAGACGCTAATTATAGTAATGCTATACCTAATCCCAGTAGTTTTATAAACACCGTGGCAGGTGGACAGACTATTTACGTGAAAATTATAAATACAAAGATGAGTTCCTGTTTAACAGAAACTTCATTTAACATTGTGGTTTCTAAACCACCATTGGCAAAGCCTTCAATTGACTTTAAAAACTGTGATGCCGACCTAATTTCAGATGGTTTTACGGAATTTAATCTTTCTGAAATAACACCTTATATTACTTCAGAATCAAATGTTACTATTTCCTATCATCCAACTTATAATGATGCCGAAACAAGTAATAATACCATAACATCATCAATTAATAATCAAACAAATAATCCTGTTTATGCTCGTGTTGAAAACACAAGGGGATGTTACCGAATTTCAATAATAACCCTTCAAGTTTCAACGACAGCTTTTCCGTCGGGATATTTTGAAGCGCTAAATACGTGTGATGACGATGGTGTTTTTGATGGTTTACATGAATTCGATTTATCACAAACTGAAGGTGCCTTAAAAAGTCAATTTCCTGCGGCTCAAAATTTAAGTATCAGTTATTACGAACGTGCTGAAGATGCACAATTGGAGCAAAATAGAATAGCACAGCCAACCAAATACCAAAATAGCATTGCCTATTTCCAGGATGTTTTTGTTCGGGTAGAAAGTAGTGATAACGGCATGTGCTATGGTATTGCACCTGTATTGAGGCTAACCGTTTATGGTGAGCCTGAATTTGAAATTGATGAATTTCAAACCTATTGTAGCGAAGGTGAGCCAGTTGTCGTTTCAGCTTTTAATGTCGATGCCAGTAATACATACCGTTGGTTTAACAGTAGTGGTGAGGTTATTAGTAATATGCCAAGTGCAGAGATAGTATCCGGTGGGGAATATTCGGTTGTGGCACGGTCGTCTTACGGATGTGATTCTGATCCTGTTTATTTTACGGTACAGGAATCGGCAAAGGCGGTAATTGGTTTTGATGATGTCTCGATTGTTGATGCTACTGAAAATAACAGCATTTCAATAGATAACGTTAACAATAATTTAGGCATTGGTGACTATGAATTTGCAGTAGATGATTCTAACTATCAGGATTCTCCAGTTTTTATGCGACTGAACCCGGGAGCACATACAGTTTATGTAAGAGATAAAAATGGCTGCGGTGTAACCTCTGTAGATGTTTTTATTCTAGGATTCCCTAAGTTTTTTACACCAAATAACGATGGGCAAAACGATTTTTGGCAAATAGAAGGTTTAGGAACAAATTTTACACCCCAATCTACCGTGAATATTTATGATCGTTACGGAAAGTTATTAAAACAATTTAAAGCCAACGACTTTTGGGACGGCACTTTTAAAGGTGAATTCTTGCCAAATTCAGATTATTGGTTTGTGGCCGAACTAATTAAAACCTCTGGCGGAACAAAAATCTACCGTGGACATTTTAGTTTAAAAAGGTGA
- the mazG gene encoding nucleoside triphosphate pyrophosphohydrolase has protein sequence MNSRANQLKAFDRLLTIMDELREQCPWDKKQTMETLRHLTIEETYELGDAILDNDLEEVKKELGDVLLHIVFYSKIGSETNDFDIADVCNSICEKLISRHPHIYSDVKVENEEDVKRNWENLKLKEGKKSVLEGVPRSLPALVKANRIQEKVAGVGFDWEHPNQVWEKVEEELNEFKTEVRNCNIDAMESEFGDVLFSMVNYARFLNINPENALERTNKKFSKRFQYLENKAKALNKPLKDMTLAEMDVFWEEAKSL, from the coding sequence ATGAATTCCAGAGCCAATCAGCTAAAAGCTTTCGATAGATTATTAACTATTATGGACGAATTGCGGGAGCAATGTCCGTGGGATAAAAAACAAACCATGGAAACGCTTCGCCATCTTACCATAGAAGAAACTTACGAATTGGGTGATGCTATATTAGATAATGATCTTGAAGAAGTAAAAAAGGAATTGGGTGATGTGTTGTTGCACATAGTATTTTATTCAAAAATTGGCAGCGAGACCAATGATTTTGATATTGCCGATGTTTGTAATAGTATTTGTGAAAAATTAATAAGCAGACACCCGCACATTTACAGTGATGTAAAGGTTGAAAATGAAGAGGACGTTAAACGAAATTGGGAAAATTTAAAACTCAAAGAAGGTAAAAAAAGTGTATTGGAAGGTGTTCCAAGAAGTTTGCCGGCTTTGGTGAAAGCCAATAGAATTCAAGAAAAAGTAGCTGGTGTGGGGTTCGATTGGGAGCATCCAAACCAAGTTTGGGAAAAAGTAGAAGAGGAGCTTAACGAGTTTAAAACCGAAGTGAGAAACTGCAATATCGATGCCATGGAAAGTGAGTTTGGCGACGTGCTATTTTCAATGGTTAACTATGCCCGTTTTTTAAATATAAACCCCGAAAATGCCTTAGAACGCACGAATAAAAAATTCTCGAAGCGCTTTCAATACCTAGAAAATAAAGCAAAAGCCCTTAACAAACCTCTAAAAGATATGACTTTGGCAGAAATGGATGTGTTTTGGGAGGAAGCTAAAAGTCTTTAG
- a CDS encoding DUF4252 domain-containing protein, which yields MQRTVNYLIFTLFTAAILISCGNEGSLQRYYVDNQENKNFITQDFPLSMIEIDKSDFTEAQKEAYESVNKLNFLGFKANQTNVEAYETELTKVKAILSNEKYNDLIEFNDKGNKIVVKYIGDDNEADEVVVFGNSKDLGFGIVRVLGDDMNPDKMITLIKAMQSADIDEKKIENIMSFFQ from the coding sequence ATGCAACGAACAGTTAACTATTTAATTTTTACTCTTTTTACTGCAGCTATCTTAATAAGCTGCGGTAATGAGGGTAGTTTGCAGCGCTATTATGTAGATAATCAGGAAAACAAAAATTTCATCACACAAGACTTTCCGTTATCCATGATTGAAATTGACAAGTCCGATTTTACTGAAGCGCAGAAAGAAGCTTACGAATCGGTAAATAAACTCAATTTTTTAGGGTTTAAGGCCAATCAAACTAATGTTGAGGCCTATGAAACAGAACTTACTAAAGTAAAAGCCATTTTAAGCAACGAAAAGTATAACGACTTAATAGAGTTTAACGATAAAGGCAATAAAATAGTCGTGAAATATATTGGCGATGATAATGAAGCCGATGAGGTTGTTGTTTTTGGTAATTCAAAAGATTTAGGGTTTGGAATTGTACGTGTATTAGGAGACGATATGAATCCCGATAAAATGATTACCTTAATAAAAGCCATGCAAAGTGCCGATATCGACGAAAAGAAAATTGAAAATATTATGAGTTTCTTTCAGTAA
- a CDS encoding DUF4252 domain-containing protein codes for MKNRILVIALAVLLLPLTALAQKDVFEKYSDNTDVTYVNIKPKMFQMIAKIGIDTDDAEAKAYMDMVKSITSFKTIVTDNKTISSDIAKWVKSRSSNLEELMEVKDDGTNVNFYVKEGKDVDHVKELLIFVNGIDKVMEDKIEINGKERKIETVVVSLTGDIDLNQISKLTDKMNIPGGQHLEKNK; via the coding sequence ATGAAAAATAGAATATTAGTAATCGCATTGGCAGTTTTGTTACTGCCGTTAACCGCATTAGCACAAAAGGATGTTTTTGAAAAATATAGCGACAATACCGATGTAACTTATGTAAACATCAAACCAAAAATGTTTCAAATGATAGCCAAAATAGGGATCGATACTGATGATGCCGAAGCTAAAGCCTATATGGATATGGTTAAGAGTATTACCAGTTTTAAAACTATCGTAACCGATAATAAAACCATCTCTAGCGATATTGCCAAATGGGTAAAGTCGCGCTCCAGTAATCTAGAAGAATTGATGGAAGTTAAGGACGATGGCACTAATGTTAACTTTTATGTAAAGGAAGGTAAAGATGTTGATCATGTTAAGGAGCTTTTAATATTTGTTAATGGCATTGATAAGGTGATGGAAGATAAAATTGAAATTAATGGTAAAGAACGTAAAATAGAGACCGTCGTAGTGTCTTTAACTGGCGATATCGATTTGAACCAAATATCAAAGCTTACCGATAAAATGAACATTCCTGGTGGGCAACACCTCGAGAAAAATAAATAA
- a CDS encoding RNA polymerase sigma factor has translation MTQTEFLNIVLPFKDKVFRLAKRLLVSTEEAEDATQEVLLKLWNNKKKIQDYKNVEAFSMTMTKNYCFDKLKSKQAQNLKLVHSNYEDKQTALQKQVELNDSVNWVAKIIEALPEQQRMIIQLRDVEEYDYDEISKMLDMNQTAIRVALSRARKTIREKLTKTHSYGVK, from the coding sequence ATGACTCAAACTGAGTTTTTAAATATTGTATTGCCATTTAAGGATAAAGTGTTCCGTTTAGCAAAACGGCTGTTGGTATCGACCGAGGAAGCCGAAGACGCCACGCAGGAAGTGCTTTTGAAATTATGGAACAACAAGAAAAAGATTCAAGACTATAAAAACGTTGAAGCTTTTTCGATGACCATGACTAAGAATTACTGTTTCGATAAATTAAAATCGAAGCAAGCACAAAATTTAAAATTGGTGCACAGTAATTACGAAGACAAACAAACGGCATTACAAAAGCAGGTTGAGTTAAATGACAGTGTAAATTGGGTGGCAAAAATTATTGAAGCGTTGCCCGAACAACAACGTATGATTATTCAATTGCGAGATGTTGAAGAATATGATTACGACGAGATTTCAAAAATGCTCGATATGAACCAAACGGCAATTCGGGTAGCATTGTCGAGAGCACGAAAAACGATAAGAGAAAAATTAACAAAAACACATAGTTATGGTGTTAAATAA